The following are encoded together in the Oryzias melastigma strain HK-1 linkage group LG17, ASM292280v2, whole genome shotgun sequence genome:
- the LOC112159772 gene encoding double-stranded RNA-specific editase B2: MTVDLFADSVYHLVRNKYSQLTESSSHAQPKVLAGVVMSRGFDFSSAQVVSLATGTKCLDLEDVSDTGCILRDCHAEVISRRALVRFLYAQLELLLCTPDDSKEQSIFVRNKDNSFRLREGILFHMYVSSSPCGDARLNCPYETTAAYPSRRFRFHLRVKVNGGEGTLPVAAQRSRDFVLPSKPLLTMSCTDKLAKWCVVGVQGALLSHLVEPVYLHSLTVGTLCHTGHLARGMARRLAPVKHLPLPYRRQQLLLACLSSRDVRPSGKASSISLNWSSGDGCLEEVSTSSGRRKDSGTPSRLCRHSLFTRWLQLQRQLNGPASGSQASTESFSACKMSAGRYQRALQRFGSALKAEGLGAWFRKPLKLGHFSVTV, translated from the exons TTATTTGCAGACTCAGTCTATCACCTGGTGAGAAACAAGTACTCACAGCTGACGGAGTCCTCCTCGCATGCCCAGCCTAAGGTGCTGGCAGGGGTTGTTATGAGCAGAG GATTTGACTTCAGCTCAGCTCAGGTCGTGTCTTTGGCCACTGGCACCAAGTGTTTGGATCTGGAGGATGTGAGTGACACTGGATGTATTCTCAGAGACTGTCACGCTGAGGTCATCAGCCGGAGGGCGCTGGTTCGCTTCCTGTACGCtcagctggagctgctgctttG CACGCCAGACGATAGCAAAGAACAGTCGATCTTCGTTAGAAATAAAGACAACAGCTTCCGGCTGCGGGAGGGCATCCTCTTCCACATGTACGTCAGCTCATCACCGTGTGGAGACGCTCGACTCAACTGCCCCTATGAGACCACAGCTGCAT ATCCCAGCAGGAGGTTTCGCTTCCACCTTAGGGTAAAGGTCAATGGTGGCGAGGGGACGCTGCCCGTCGCTGCTCAGAGATCCAGAGACTTTGTGTTGCCGAGTAAACCTTTGCTCACCATGTCCTGCACTGATAAACTAGCAAA GTGGTGCGTTGTGGGCGTGCAGGGGGCGCTCCTGTCTCACCTGGTGGAGCCGGTTTACCTGCACAGTCTAACCGTGGGCACGCTCTGCCACACTGGACATCTGGCCAGAGGCATGGCTCGCCGCCTTGCCCCCGTCAAACACCTGCCCCTACCCTACAGACGACAGCAGCTGCTGCTAGCCT GTTTGAGCAGCAGAGATGTTCGACCGTCAGGAAAAGCTTCCAGCATTAGTCTAAACTGGAGCAGTGGGGACGGATGCCTGGAGGAGGTGAGCACGTCCTCGGGGAGGAGGAAGGACTCGGGGACCCCGTCACGGCTCTGCAGGCACTCGCTGTTCACCCgctggctgcagctgcagaggcaG CTAAATGGACCGGCCTCAGGCTCACAAGCCTCTACAGAATCTTTCTCTGCATGTAAAATGTCGGCTGGACGGTACCAGAGGGCGCTGCAGCGGTTTGGTAGCGCTCTGAAGGCCGAAGGTCTGGGAGCGTGGTTCAGGAAACCTCTGAAGTTGGGTCACTTCAGTGTCACTGTGTGA